In Anomalospiza imberbis isolate Cuckoo-Finch-1a 21T00152 unplaced genomic scaffold, ASM3175350v1 scaffold_46, whole genome shotgun sequence, a single genomic region encodes these proteins:
- the LOC137466876 gene encoding LOW QUALITY PROTEIN: serine/threonine-protein kinase pim-1-like (The sequence of the model RefSeq protein was modified relative to this genomic sequence to represent the inferred CDS: deleted 1 base in 1 codon): MPRPARRRSAGPPRARPCPSRRGAASAGLSPNWLWHFWKCLLLWCWRSSAVFWLRLARALGRPRPRPRPRTKPLPRFRPQPPRCRPAPAPAPTASPAASPLRAPPLLGSAAGPEPPQPGAARQAAARRAVGFPGQKSGSAVPPARAEKPPLEQLYREGPLLGSGGCGSVYSGTRLADGAPVAIKRVRRDRISEWARLHNGALVPMELALLWMVSCPGFRGIVRLLDWFELPDGFALVMERPQRCQDLWDFLAKQGFLTEPVARGLFRQVLEAVRHCTSRGVLHRDIKAENVLVDLATGEAKLIDFGCGTILQDTFYTRMSGTPEYCPPEWILFGCYHGQPATIWSLGILLYDLVCGDLPFHTNRDIVQGQLFFPPRVSQECQHLIRWCLSMEPADRPSLEDLFEHSWLQEPCLAQETAEIHPLLSRIQEPSKYPLHMSRGTPRKPRSVSLWPRPGGESAAKEMLPLVPSELWRERLSAPRPIGEVVAVQ; the protein is encoded by the exons atGCCGCGTCCCGCAAGGCGCcgctcggcggggccgccccgtgcCCGCCCCTGCCCGTCCCGCCGTGGAGCCGCCTCGGCCGGGCTCTCTCCGAACTGGCTGTGGCACTTCTGGAAGTGCCTCTTGCTCTGGTGCTGGCGGAGCAGCGCGGTCTTTTGGCTCCGCCTGGCGCGGGCTCTGGGCCGGCCCCGGCCGAGGCCCCGGCCTCGAACCAAGCCCCTCCCGCGGTTccgcccgcagccgccccgctgccgccccgcgcccgccccggccccgacagcgtcGCCAGCAGCTTCCCCgctccgagctccgccgctgCTCGGCtcggccgccggccccgagccgccgcagCCCGGGGCGGCTCGGCAAGCAGCAGCGCGCCGGGCGGTCGGGTTCCCGGGGCAGAAGAGCGGGAGCGCGGTGCCGCCCGCACGGGCGGAGAAGcctcccctggagcagctctaccGGGAGGGCCCGCTGCTGGGGAGCGGCGGCTGCGGCAGCGTTTACTCCGGGACCCGGCTCGCCGACGGCGCCCCG gtggccatcaagcgAGTGCGCCGGGATCGCATCTCGGAGTGGGCGcggctg CACAACGGCGCCCttgtgcccatggagctggcGCTGCTGTGGATGGTGTCGTGCCCTGGCTTCCGCGGCATCGTGCGGCTCCTGGACTGGTTCGAGCTGCCCGACGGCTTCGCGCTGGTCATGGAGCGTCCGCAGCGCTGTCAGGACCTCTGGGACTTCCTGGCCAAGCAGGGGTTCCTGACGGAGCCCgtggcgcgggggctgttccgccaggtgctggaggccgtgcggcactgcaccagccgCGGCGTCCTGCACCGCGACATCAAGGCCGAGAACGTCCTCGTTGACCTGGCCACGGGCGAGGCCAAGCTCATCGACTTCGGCTGCGGCACGATCCTCCAGGACACGTTCTACACCCGGATGTCAG GAACGCCGGAGTACTGCCCACCGGAGTGGATCCTCTTTGGCTGCTACCATGGCCAGCCAGccaccatctggtccctgggcatcctgctttATGACCTGGTCTGCGGGGACCTTCCTTTCCATACAAACAGGGACATCGTCCAGGGCCAGCTCTTCTTCCCACCCCGGGTGTCTCAAG aGTGCCAGCACCTCATCAGGTGGTGTTTATCCATGGAACCCGCAGACAGGCCATCACTGGAAGACCTTTTTGAGCATTcttggctgcaggagccctgcctggcccaggagacagcagagatccatccc ctgctcagtaGGATCCAGGAGCCCAGCAAGTACCCGCTGCACATGTCTCGTGGCACTCCAAGAAAACCCCGGAGCGTTTCCCTGTGGCCGCGGCCCGGAGGAGAGAGCGCAGCCAAGGAGATGCTTCCGCTGGTCCCCAGCGAGTTGTGGAGGGAGCGTCTCAGTGCTCCCCGTCCCATTGGAGAAGTGGTGGCAGTGCAGTGA